The following proteins come from a genomic window of Streptomyces sp. GS7:
- the folP gene encoding dihydropteroate synthase: MLRLGKREFGAHEPVIMAIVNRTPDSFYDQGATFRDEPALDRVEQAITEGAAIIDIGGVKAGPGEEVSAEEEVRRTVGFVAEVRRRHPDVVISVDTWRHEVGEAVCEAGADLLNDAWGGVDPRLAEVAARYGAGLVCTHAGGAEPRTRPHRVTYDDVMADILRVTLGLAERARELGVRRDGIMIDPGHDFGKNTRHSLEATRRLGEMADTGWPVLVSLSNKDFVGETLDKPVKERVLGTLATTAVSAWLGAQVYRVHEVAETRQVLDMVASIAGHRPPAVARRGLA; the protein is encoded by the coding sequence ATGCTGCGGCTGGGAAAACGCGAGTTCGGGGCGCATGAGCCGGTGATCATGGCCATCGTCAACAGGACCCCGGACTCCTTCTACGACCAGGGCGCGACCTTCCGCGACGAACCCGCGCTGGACCGCGTGGAACAGGCGATCACCGAGGGCGCCGCGATCATCGACATCGGCGGCGTCAAGGCCGGCCCCGGCGAGGAGGTGAGCGCCGAGGAGGAGGTCCGCCGTACGGTCGGTTTCGTCGCCGAGGTGCGCCGCCGCCACCCCGATGTGGTGATCAGCGTCGACACCTGGCGGCACGAGGTCGGCGAGGCGGTCTGCGAGGCCGGCGCGGATCTGCTCAACGACGCCTGGGGCGGCGTCGATCCGCGGCTCGCCGAGGTCGCCGCCCGGTACGGCGCCGGCCTGGTGTGCACCCACGCCGGCGGTGCCGAACCGCGGACCCGGCCGCACCGGGTGACGTACGACGACGTGATGGCCGACATCCTGCGGGTGACGCTCGGACTGGCCGAGCGGGCACGGGAGTTGGGCGTACGGCGGGACGGGATCATGATCGACCCGGGGCACGACTTCGGGAAGAACACCCGGCACAGCCTGGAGGCGACCCGGCGACTGGGCGAGATGGCGGACACCGGGTGGCCGGTGCTGGTCTCGCTGTCCAACAAGGACTTCGTCGGCGAGACCCTCGACAAGCCGGTCAAGGAGCGGGTGCTGGGCACCCTGGCGACCACCGCGGTGTCCGCCTGGCTCGGCGCCCAGGTCTACCGCGTCCACGAGGTCGCCGAGACCCGGCAGGTCCTCGACATGGTGGCCTCGATCGCCGGCCACCGGCCCCCGGCGGTCGCCCGCCGCGGACTGGCCTGA